DNA from Mycobacterium bourgelatii:
GGGCGCCGTGGCATTCCTCGTCGCCAAGCCGAAGTCGTCGGGCCCGCGCACTTCAGGACCACCAACGTCGGCGGCCTTGCCCCCAGACGCGGTGCAGCTGAAGATCCTGGAGGACGGGGTATTCGTCGGTAGTCCTGCTGCGAGGGCCACCATCGACATCTACAACGAGCCGATCTGCCCGCCCTGTGGGGCTTTCATCAGGTCGTATGCGCCCGATATCGAAGCGGCGGTGAACAACAAGAAGCTGTCGGTCCGCTATCACCTGCTCAACTTCCTCGACGAGATGTCGCGGAGCGGGAACTATTCGACTCGCGCGTTGGCGGCCTCCTATTGTGTCGCCGACCAGAACGACCCCAAGGTGTACGCGAACTACTACTCCGCGCTTTTCGCCAGCGACTTTCAACCGCAGGAGAATGCCGCGTCCGATAGGACCGATGCCGAGCTTGCCCATCTGGCTCAGACCATAGGCGCTAACGAAACCACGGTGGGCTGCATCAAAACGGGTGCTCAAATGACCACCGCGAAGCAAAAGGCCGTTGTCGCATACGAGGAGCTGAGCAAGTTGAATGGCGGTGCCACCCCGGCCGTGTGGGACGGCACGATCGCCATCAATACTCAGGACGCGAGCTGGCTGACGAGGATCATCGGCTGACCAAAACGCACCGATAGCGCGCCAAAAGCGCACGAAAAGCGCACCAAAAGCGGGTAGTCCTACTCATCCGCGACGGCGCACGGCCCGGCATGCTGGGCGAATGCCTCTCGCCTTGCCTTCGGGCCTTGCTCCGCGCGAACTCGTCACCGCCACCCGACCCGACCGCGACCGTGCCGTCGACGTGGCACGGTTGGCCGCTTTGGTCGTCGTCATGTTCGGACACTGCGCCTTGCTGCTTGCCACCATCGACTCGAACGGCGTCCGCATCGGCAATCTGCTCGGCGAAATACCCGCCCTGCAGCCGGTCACCTGGTTGGTGCAGGTCATGCCCCTGTTCTTCTTCGCCGGCGGCGCGGCTGGCGCATATGGCTGGCGCGCCGGCACATCCTGGGGAACCTGGCTGTTCGCCCGAGCGCAGCGATTGTGCCGGCCCGCGTTCTGGTACCTCGCGGTGTGGGTCGCCGCCCTCGCCGTCGTCGGCGTGACGCTGGGTTCGGAGTCGGCGGCCGCGCTCGGGCGAGAGTGTGTCGCCCTGCTGTGGTTTCTCGGTGTCTACCTGGTGGTGCTGGCCTTCGTACCGGCATTGACGCGAGTGCGGACGGGGCGTGGGGTCGCGGCGGTGGTCGCGTCGCTGCTCGCAGGTGCGGCGGTGGTCGACGGAATTCGGATCGCCGTCGGGACGGCGGAATCGGGCGTCGCCAACTTCTTGATCGTGTGGCTGATTCCGGTGACGATCGGCGTCGGGTACGCACGCCGGCTGATTGGCGTGCGTGCGTCACTGGTTGCGGCCGTATCGGCGTTCACCGCGCAGCTGCTGCTCGCCGCACATGGGACGTACGACGTCTCCCTGGTTGTGACGGGCGCCGAGCGGATGTCCAACGTGTCGCCGCCCACCCTGTTGTTGGCGTTGCACTGCACGTGGATGTCCTGCGCTTTCGTGGCCGTCGCGGGAGCGGTCCGGCGCTGGGCGGCCAGGCCACGGGTCTGGGGCATCGTCGCATTGGGCAACGGGGGAGCGATGACGCTCTACCTTTGGCATATCCCCGCGATCGCGGTTGCTGCATTCAGCCTGCACGCCTTGGGATTTGACGCCTACGACGTACACGCACCCGGCTTCTGGAGTCTGCTTGCGCTGCGCGCCATCGTGTTTGCGGCCGTCATGGCCGTCGCGTTTCGACTCCTCACGCCGCTCGAACACCGCAGCCTGCCCTGGTGGGACGAACCGGTTTCGGTCAGCGGCACCGGTCGCGTCCGGTCCGCGCTCGCGGGTGCGCTGGTCTGCGTGGCCGGCATCGCGCTGGTATTGCTCGCCAAGAACGGAATCAGCGGTTTCGCCGGGTTTACGGCCTTGGGCTGCTTTCTCGTCGCAACGGCGACCGCACGGCTGGCCGCCGCAGGCCAGTCACCGTCGGACCAGGTGTCACGCAGCCCGAACGTTTCTCGCGCCCTTGACGTTCCGTAATCCGGAACAGTTCACACAGCCGACACAGCCGACACAATCGGTGCAGTTCACGCAGCCGACGCAGGCCACACATCGCGAGCAGCCGATACACGCCAGGCACGCCACACATTCCACGACGGCCGCGCACATTACGGTAAGCAGGCTGGCGATCACCCCAACGCTACCCGCGGTCGCGACCGAACCGGCAACGGCGACGCTGCCCGCCGTGGCCGCCGATCCCGCCACGGCGACGCTGCCCGCGGTAGCGGCCGACCCCGCCACGGCGACGCTGTCAAGTGTGACGACCGAGCCGGCCACCGCGACGCTCTCAATGGTGGCTATCGAGCCCACCACGGAATCAGGTTCGACGGCAGTTGCGGATTCCAGCGCGAGTGTCATGTGCTCATCATCGCAAAACGGCTCTGCCGGCGGGACTATTGAGTTGCGAACGCCGAGTCGGGCGCCGTCCAATCCGTCGACACCTTGCGGTGTTTGATGCGCCACGTGTCACCGTCGGGGACCAGGATGTCGCGATAACGGCCGAAATGGTCCAAACCTTTGTGGGTCACCACGGTGAAATACGACGAGACCTGCGCCTGGTCGGGAGTCAGGCCGGTGAACAGCAGGTTGGCGACGTTGTGTCGTACCACGCGCCGCACATCTGGACTGTCCGTGACGTTTTCGGTGACGCCACCGAGAAATCCAATGATCTCGGAGCGCCCGCGCAGCGGTTCGAGGCCGCGTATCTCGAGTACCCCGTCGGCACAGAAAGTTTCCGCGAGGTCGCCCACCCGGCCGGCATCGCCGGACCAGTTGTACCGGGCCAGTGTGTCGCGAATCTGCTCCCGCGCAATCAGTTCCCAGATTTCCACCCTTGCCTCCTTTACGCCTCGTGGCCCGGCTCGATGTCACGGACGTCGGAAAACGTCACCCAATGTTCCAGCTGCTCGGGTGGGCTGCCGGCCACCGGCTCCAACAGGTGCCCGACGTGGTCGCCGAGGGAAAAGCGCTCGATGACTTTTCCGACGAACCAGGCTGCCGCGTCGTTGAGGATGGGCAACTCGGCCCGGCCACGGTGCCAGGAGCAGCGCTCGAATTTGTCGATTTTGTCGCCGGTTTGGCCACCGAAGAGTTTGACGACGTCTAGGTGGTCGCGGTCGAAGACGTGCACGGCCAGATGGGTAGCGTCGGTCGCCACGCGATACGTGTGATTCCGCTTCGATAGGCCGACCAGGAACCGGGGCGGATTGATGCTGGTTTGGCTGGCGAAACCCACCAGACAGCCGGCCAGAACGCCGTTGCCATTTGTGGTGACGACAAACATCGGATAGTCCAACAATCCGACCAACTTCTCGAATGGCTCAACGGCTGAATCGTTCACGGGGTCAGTGTCTCATTCAGACCGGGGGCCGGTTTTCCCGCACACCGCGGTACATGCCCCAACGGACGATCCACGGCATGACCACGCGGTCGACGGACCACGGCGGCAAGCGGAACGCCTGCCCGGTGGGCAGAAACACTTCCAACCCCTCGGGCTGGATGCCGAACAACGACCCCCAGCGTCGCCCCGGTGTCCGGAACGCGCGCAACGGCCGGCCTCCGAACTCGGCCCGAATGTTGCGGGCCACCAAAGCATCTCCACGATTGCGGGCCGAACTGCGCAGCGGGTCGGTGGCCGCCACGTCGCCTACCGCGAAGACGCCACGCTGGCCGGGTATCTGCAGTTCCGGTGTCACCCGCACAAATCCGCGCTCGTCGAGCAGTTCCGGTGGTAGCCAGTCGGTGTTGGGGCGTACCCGTCCGACCGCCCACAGCACCGCATCGGCGGACACCGGAGGTTGTCCGGTGCTCCAGTGGACAGGTTCGCTGGTGATTTCGTCGCCGGCAAAAGCGTTGGTGATGGCCGCCCGGTGGCCGGGGTGCAGGTTGACATTGAGGTCGGTCAGGCGGTCGTGGACGCGCCGCCAAATCCGCGGGTGGTACTCGGCCAAGGCGCGCTCGCCGGGGAAATACAAGTCAATTCGCTTGTCTGGCCAGGTGGTTGCGAGGTTGGCGGCGCTGGTGACCGCCGCCGCGCCGCCTCCGACAACGATGATCGAGTTGGCAACCGCCAACCGTTCGTGTGCGGCGCGCAGGTCGGCGCCGATTTCGGCGGGGGACTGGAGTGTAGGCCGACGCCAGAAGCCGTTGCTGACACCGGTGGAGATGACCAGTGTGTCGTACGGCTCGGTGACCGTGGTGCCATCCCCAGAGCCGTCGTCGCGGTGGGCGGTGACGGTGCGCTTGTCCAGGTCCACTCCGGTCAACCTGGCCTGCAGCGTCCGCACCCCATCCAGTCGCCGGAATCGGTCGAACGGGATCCAGTAATCGCAGGCCCAGTCCTGGGGCCGAGTCAGTCGTACGCCGAGTTCTTGACCGCTGACCAGTCCGGGTTTCACCGAAATCCCGACGACCTCGAAATGGCGGGACAGCCGGATGGCGGTCAGGATGCCGACATCGCCCAACCCCGCGATCACAACTCGCTTACGGCTCACGCCGCTCTCCGCCGCGGCGGCCTGGGTACGAACCGCGGCACCCGGTCGATGACGGCCTGATAGCCCGGTCGCCGCTCCAGGCTGCGTGCCTCCATCATGGGGATGCTCGCGCCGAGGAACATGGCCAGCATCGCCAACGCGCCGACGAACAACCACCACGCGTCCCTAGGTGACGCCGCGACCCCGAACAGTGCCAAGGCGAACCAGAAACTGAACTCCCCGAAGTAATTTGGATGTCGAGACCAGCTCCACAGGCCGCGGTCCATCACTTCACCTGGCTGCCGGACGCGGACGAAGCGGTGCATCTGCACATCGGCTGCCAGTTCCAGGGCCACGGCGGCCAGACCGATGACGAAGGCAATCCAGGTGAGCCAGCCGATTCCGGTACCGGGCCGGGTCAGGCAGACGTAGACCGGCAACATCCCCGCGAACACTTCGACGGTGGGAATCAGGTGTATCGCGACCAGGTCAACAACGAATTCCCACCGTCCGGCGCGCTCGCGGAACTTCGGGTAACGCCAATCTTCGTGGTGCAAACCCGGGAACGCGTAGACCCAATTCGCGGTGAGACGCACCGCCCACAGCACGACCACCACCATGACCAGCCAACGACGCAATTGATCGGCACCGGGCCCCGCCTGGGTCCACCAATAAACGGCCAGCAGCGGGGGAATCACGCTCCAGTACGCGTCGTAGAAGCTCGAGTTGTGATAGGCGCGACTGAATCCGAACACCACGAGAGTGGCCAGGACGTCGGCGATAAGAGTGTCCAGCCACAGTTTGTCGGAGGCCGGGCCCCAGGCGAGCCAGGCGGCAGCGACGCCGATTGCGACAACGTAAGCCACCGTGACGAGCGCCAGCGATCGAGACTTGCTCATCGACCTCCTTACGCGCCTGTCCAGGTGGCCCGGACCCGCGTCGCGGTGAAAAAACGGTAACACGTTCTACTGGTGCCTCGAGGGCGGCTACCGGGCCACGAACGGCACTCGTGGGCTGTCCTTTTCCTCACTCGGCGGCCACAGAGGTCGTAGCTGACTACCGGTATGGTCGCACTGACGGCCGCTCCGGTTGGGAGTACATGACTGGCATCCAGACCTCGATGCGCCCATACCTGCGCGCCGCCACGCGCGCCTCGGTGCGGGCGTCGAGTCCCCGTCCAGCCGCGGCCCGACGGGCGGCCAAAAACTTCGACAAACCTCTGTTGAAAGCGGTGCCCGCAGAGATCCGTTGGGCGTTCAGCCCGCCGCGGACCTGGCTCATGGGCGTGGTGGCCAACCTGATTCTGGCGGCGGCGTTCTTGTTGGTCCAGCCGTTAACTCCGCAAGGACGCCAGCAGCATTTCGACTGGGTGGTCTTGGTCGGTACCTACTTCTCCTCGTTCATCCTTGCCGACGTCACCACCACCAACCTGCTCGGCGCCGATCATCACCGTGTCCGGCAAGCCTTGTCGGACGGGACGCCGCTGTGGCGGGTGCTGCTGCTGAAGGATATGGCCCTGCTCGTGTTGGTCGGACTGCCCACCTTGGCCGCGGCGGCGGGGCTGACGCTGTGGCTGGAATCGCCTGAGCGCCTGAGTGTCACGATCCCCAACGTGGCAGTGCCGATCTTTTCCTGGCTCGGTATAGGCAATTTCATCTCGGTGGCGTATCCGGTCACCGCCGAACCGCTCTACCGCCGGTGGCGACGACGACGAGACATCCGCGGCACGGCGATCTGGATCGCGGCGGTGACGTTGCCTTATGTGTTGTACTTCGTCGCCGACCCGATGGACGGCGTCGAGCATCGGCTGTTGTGGACGCAGTTGCCGGCGGCGATCGGCCCGGTCTTGGGACGGGACACCAAGAGCTACGTGCATTTTGGGGCCGCCCTGGTGATCTGGTTGGCGGGAACGGTGGCCGCCATGCTGTGGGCACGCCAGCGCGGGGTGCGATTCAGGTAACGACGGGCCGTACAGTAAGCGCGAATAGCTCCGGCAGATGCGAGGACCCGTGACCGATCGCATAGAAACACAGCGCACCATTGCGGCATCGGCATCAGACGTCTTCGCGGTGCTGTGCGATCCGCAGGGCCACGTCGCGATCGACTCGACGGGCATGCTGCAGGACGCCGACGGTGAGCCCGTGCAGGCCGTCGGCGACACCTTTGTGGTGCACATGGACCGCGAATCGCTCAACGACTTTCCGCAGTTGGGTAAGTACGACGTCACCGTCCAAATCACGGAGTTCGAACGGAACCGGCTGATCGCGTGGACGATCCTCGGCCAGATCAAACCCCAGATCGGTCACGTCTACGGCTACCGGCTTGAGCCGACCGAGGACGGAGCAGCCACGGTGGTCACGTCGTTCTACGACTGGTCCGACATCGGCCCCACGTGGCGCGAAGCCAACATCTTCCCGGTCATATCCGAAGGTGCGTTGCGGGCGACCCTCGGTGTTCTGGACCGCACCGTGCGCCGCGGCTATCCTCGCGCGGCGACTAGCTAGTCGCGCGACAACCCTTCTGACCTTGTCGTGCGGGAATGAATCGCCGCGCGGGCTGTTAAAAGTCGCATGAAACTCAACGACGCCGCCCGCGACCTCATCGGCAAGGGCGCTAACGCCACGCTGGTAACCCTGAATCCCGATGGCAGCCCCCAGGTGTCTCTGGTCTGGGTCGCGTTGCAATCGACGCCGGACGGGGACGAACTCGT
Protein-coding regions in this window:
- a CDS encoding acyltransferase family protein; translated protein: MPLALPSGLAPRELVTATRPDRDRAVDVARLAALVVVMFGHCALLLATIDSNGVRIGNLLGEIPALQPVTWLVQVMPLFFFAGGAAGAYGWRAGTSWGTWLFARAQRLCRPAFWYLAVWVAALAVVGVTLGSESAAALGRECVALLWFLGVYLVVLAFVPALTRVRTGRGVAAVVASLLAGAAVVDGIRIAVGTAESGVANFLIVWLIPVTIGVGYARRLIGVRASLVAAVSAFTAQLLLAAHGTYDVSLVVTGAERMSNVSPPTLLLALHCTWMSCAFVAVAGAVRRWAARPRVWGIVALGNGGAMTLYLWHIPAIAVAAFSLHALGFDAYDVHAPGFWSLLALRAIVFAAVMAVAFRLLTPLEHRSLPWWDEPVSVSGTGRVRSALAGALVCVAGIALVLLAKNGISGFAGFTALGCFLVATATARLAAAGQSPSDQVSRSPNVSRALDVP
- a CDS encoding nuclear transport factor 2 family protein — translated: MEIWELIAREQIRDTLARYNWSGDAGRVGDLAETFCADGVLEIRGLEPLRGRSEIIGFLGGVTENVTDSPDVRRVVRHNVANLLFTGLTPDQAQVSSYFTVVTHKGLDHFGRYRDILVPDGDTWRIKHRKVSTDWTAPDSAFATQ
- a CDS encoding flavin reductase family protein, which produces MFVVTTNGNGVLAGCLVGFASQTSINPPRFLVGLSKRNHTYRVATDATHLAVHVFDRDHLDVVKLFGGQTGDKIDKFERCSWHRGRAELPILNDAAAWFVGKVIERFSLGDHVGHLLEPVAGSPPEQLEHWVTFSDVRDIEPGHEA
- a CDS encoding NAD(P)/FAD-dependent oxidoreductase codes for the protein MSRKRVVIAGLGDVGILTAIRLSRHFEVVGISVKPGLVSGQELGVRLTRPQDWACDYWIPFDRFRRLDGVRTLQARLTGVDLDKRTVTAHRDDGSGDGTTVTEPYDTLVISTGVSNGFWRRPTLQSPAEIGADLRAAHERLAVANSIIVVGGGAAAVTSAANLATTWPDKRIDLYFPGERALAEYHPRIWRRVHDRLTDLNVNLHPGHRAAITNAFAGDEITSEPVHWSTGQPPVSADAVLWAVGRVRPNTDWLPPELLDERGFVRVTPELQIPGQRGVFAVGDVAATDPLRSSARNRGDALVARNIRAEFGGRPLRAFRTPGRRWGSLFGIQPEGLEVFLPTGQAFRLPPWSVDRVVMPWIVRWGMYRGVRENRPPV
- a CDS encoding DUF1295 domain-containing protein, producing MSKSRSLALVTVAYVVAIGVAAAWLAWGPASDKLWLDTLIADVLATLVVFGFSRAYHNSSFYDAYWSVIPPLLAVYWWTQAGPGADQLRRWLVMVVVVLWAVRLTANWVYAFPGLHHEDWRYPKFRERAGRWEFVVDLVAIHLIPTVEVFAGMLPVYVCLTRPGTGIGWLTWIAFVIGLAAVALELAADVQMHRFVRVRQPGEVMDRGLWSWSRHPNYFGEFSFWFALALFGVAASPRDAWWLFVGALAMLAMFLGASIPMMEARSLERRPGYQAVIDRVPRFVPRPPRRRAA
- a CDS encoding SRPBCC family protein; its protein translation is MTDRIETQRTIAASASDVFAVLCDPQGHVAIDSTGMLQDADGEPVQAVGDTFVVHMDRESLNDFPQLGKYDVTVQITEFERNRLIAWTILGQIKPQIGHVYGYRLEPTEDGAATVVTSFYDWSDIGPTWREANIFPVISEGALRATLGVLDRTVRRGYPRAATS